A genomic segment from Leopardus geoffroyi isolate Oge1 chromosome A2, O.geoffroyi_Oge1_pat1.0, whole genome shotgun sequence encodes:
- the S1PR2 gene encoding sphingosine 1-phosphate receptor 2 has translation MGSLYSEYLSPSKVLEHYNYTKETLDTQETTSRWVALAIIVLICFTIVVENLMVLIAVARNSKFHSAMYLFLGNLAASDLLTGVAFVANTLLSGPVTLGLTPLEWFAREGSAFITLSASVFSLLAIAIERHVAIAKVKLYGSDKSCRMLLLIVASWLISLVLGGLPILGWNCLGHLEACSTVLPLYTKHYVLCVVTIFSVILLAIVALYVRIYCVVRSSHVDVTGPQTLALLKTVTIVLGVFIVCWLPAFSILLLDYACPVRSCPVLYKAHYFFAFATLNSLLNPVIYTWRSRDLRREVLRPLQCCRRAAGVQGRRGGTPGHRLLPLRSSSSLERGTHMPTSPTFLEGNTTV, from the coding sequence ATGGGCAGCCTGTACTCAGAGTACCTAAGCCCCAGCAAGGTCCTGGAACACTATAATTACACCAAGGAGACGCTGGACACTCAGGAGACCACCTCCCGCTGGGTGGCGTTGGCCATCATCGTCCTCATCTGCTTCACCATCGTGGTGGAGAACCTGATGGTGCTCATTGCCGTCGCTCGCAACAGCAAGTTCCACTCGGCCATGTACCTGTTCCTGGGCAACCTAGCCGCCTCGGACCTGCTGACCGGTGTGGCCTTTGTAGCCAATACCTTGCTCTCAGGCCCCGTCACGCTGGGGCTGACCCCTCTGGAGTGGTTTGCCCGAGAGGGCTCCGCCTTCATCACGCTTTCCGCCTCCGTCTTCAGCCTCCTGGCCATCGCCATTGAGCGGCACGTGGCCATCGCCAAGGTCAAGCTCTACGGCAGCGACAAGAGCTGCCGCATGCTGCTGCTCATCGTGGCCTCGTGGCTCATCTCGCTTGTGCTCGGAGGCCTGCCCATCCTGGGCTGGAACTGCCTGGGCCACCTCGAGGCCTGTTCCACCGTGCTGCCGCTTTATACCAAGCACTATGTGCTCTGCGTGGTGACCATCTTCTCCGTCATCTTACTGGCCATCGTCGCTCTGTACGTCCGCATCTACTGCGTGGTCCGCTCCAGCCACGTCGACGTGACCGGCCCACAGACGCTGGCCCTGCTCAAGACGGTCACCATCGTGCTGGGTGTCTTCATCGTCTGCTGGCTGCCTGCCTTTAGCATCCTGCTCCTGGACTATGCCTGTCCCGTCCGGTCCTGCCCCGTCCTCTATAAGGCCCACTACTTCTTTGCCTTTGCCACCCTGAACTCGCTGCTCAACCCCGTCATCTACACGTGGCGCAGCCGGGACCTGCGGCGGGAGGTACTGCGGCCGCTGCAGTGCtgccggcgggcggcgggcgtTCAAGGGCGGCGGGGCGGGACCCCGGGCCATCGCCTCCTGCCTCTCCGCAGCTCCAGCTCGCTAGAGAGGGGCACACACATGCCCACGTCGCCCACGTTTCTGGAGGGCAACACGACGGTCTGA